In Oryza glaberrima chromosome 8, OglaRS2, whole genome shotgun sequence, the following are encoded in one genomic region:
- the LOC127781607 gene encoding disease resistance protein RGA5-like — translation MEGAIVSIATGALKPVLMKLATLLCNEYMISKEVHKEIETLSSELTAIHSFLLKMSEEENPDAQDHAWMMDVRELSYDIEDIIDEFMVRVDDDSANPDGFISKCKNSLAKMKTRSRIAKAIRDFKSQITKVGDRHARYRTRETVLRTNNRIVDHRALSIFELASNLVGIDEPKNEVIKLLSSNDGCESMQQQPKVISIVGFGGLGKTTLAYQVYQELKGKFDCSAFLSVSRNPNMMRILRTILSEVAQRDYALTEDGYEQQLIIKISNFLSNKRYLIVIDDIWKVEIWNIIKGAFSMSSQCSKIITTTRINDVARSCCSSFSGHVYNIRPLNMVHSRHLFHRRLFNSKEKCPSHLEEVSDQILKKCDGLPLAIIAISGLLVNKPMTKDQWDHVKNSIGSALERNPSVDVMISILSLSYYDLPPHLKTCLLHLSIFPEDYLIEKDDLILRWIAEGFVHKKGSYTSFELGEMCFNELANRNLIQRCSNKDDWKVHDTILDFIISMSIKDNFVTLVASPDQTIGTNKVRRLSLQIGIEDGNSILQRRLSDLSHARSLDVFCYQPKLPSLLEFRHLRVLSFRYCKWLKSHCIANIGRLFQLRYLNLKKTGLTELPEEIGCLQNLETLNVMDNHMVQLPQCITRLGNLMHLFIGNQIQLPDGIAKMQALETLQAVDLSKHSSNIVKELGQLKNLRELNLLIYDYDACTEEHMKTIASCLLQLGTYNLRRLNIMTSIILGNIYLPDPWCPAPLKLEGLDISGSPMPRVPTWIGSLVNLKRLGLALEGVNCEDLSIIGCLPSLLQLSLRVPGYRDSLIISGCYGFSCLRDFCFIGQQPIFTAGSMPRLELLILNINASKPETVTNAALENLPCLMTVQYLLYQYNKNDHEIENAEAALKRAVSSHPNHPSLVRIYSLPPKKSIFLA, via the exons ATGGAAGGGGCTATAGTGAGCATAGCCACCGGGGCATTGAAGCCCGTCCTCATGAAGCTAGCCACTCTGCTTTGCAATGAGTACATGATCTCCAAGGAGGTGCACAAAGAGATCGAGACCCTCTCTAGCGAACTCACGGCCATCCATTCATTTCTTCTGAAGATGTCAGAGGAAGAGAATCCTGATGCCCAAGATCATGCTTGGATGATGGATGTAAGGGAGCTATCCTACGACATTGAGGATATTATTGATGAGTTCATGGTCCGAGTTGATGATGATTCTGCTAATCCTGATGGGTTTATCAGCAAGTGTAAGAACTCGCTCGCGAAGATGAAGACTAGAAGTCGAATTGCCAAGGCAATCAGAGATTTCAAGAGCCAAATCACGAAGGTTGGAGATAGGCATGCAAGGTATAGAACAAGGGAGACTGTCTTGAGGACCAACAATAGAATCGTTGACCATAGAGCTCTCTCTATCTTTGAGCTTGCTTCAAACCTTGTAGGTATTGATGAACCAAAAAATGAGGTAATAAAATTATTGTCCAGTAATGATGGGTGTGAATCTATGCAGCAACAACCAAAGGTTATCTCGATTGTTGGATTTGGAGGACTAGGTAAAACTACCCTTGCATACCAAGTATACCAAGAGCTCAAGGGGAAATTTGACTGTTCGGCTTTCCTATCAGTATCACGAAATCCAAACATGATGAGAATTCTAAGAACTATTTTAAGTGAGGTGGCACAACGTGACTATGCTTTGACAGAAGATGGATATGAACAACAACTTATTATCAAAATTTCCAATTTTCTTTCCAACAAAAG GTACCTTATTGTAATTGATGACATATGGAAGGTGGAAATATGGAACATTATTAAGGGTGCATTCTCAATGAGCAGTCAGTGCAGTAAAATAATCACCACTACTCGTATAAATGATGTCGCTAGATCATGCTGTTCTTCATTTAGTGGTCATGTGTATAATATAAGGCCACTTAATATGGTACATTCAAGACATTTATTCCACAGAAGATTATTCAATTCCAAAGAAAAATGCCCTTCACACCTAGAAGAAGTTTCTGATCAAATCTTGAAAAAGTGTGATGGCTTACCTCTGGCAATCATAGCTATATCTGGTTTGTTGGTTAACAAACCAATGACAAAGGATCAATGGGATCATGTAAAAAATTCAATTGGTTCTGCGCTCGAAAGAAATCCTAGCGTGGATGTAATGATAAGTATATTATCACTGAGTTACTATGATCTTCCTCCTCATCTGAAAACTTGCCTATTACATCTCAGTATATTTCCAGAAGACTACTTAATTGAGAAGGATGACTTAATACTTAGATGGATTGCCGAGGGATTCGTTCATAAAAAGGGAAGTTATACATCATTTGAGCTAGGAGAAATGTGTTTCAATGAACTCGCCAACAGAAATTTGATCCAACGTTGCAGTAACAAGGATGATTGGAAAGTTCATGACACAATTCTTGATTTTATCATCTCGATGTCCATCAAAGATAACTTTGTTACTTTAGTAGCTTCTCCTGATCAAACTATTGGGACGAACAAGGTTCGTCGGCTCTCCCTTCAAATTGGTATCGAGGATGGAAATTCAATCTTACAAAGAAGGTTGTCTGACTTGTCTCATGCTCGATCTCTTGATGTGTTCTGCTATCAACCAAAGTTGCCTTCTCTATTGGAGTTCAGGCACTTGCGTGTTCTGAGTTTTAGATATTGCAAATGGTTGAAAAGCCACTGTATTGCAAATATAGGCAGGTTGTTTCAATTAAGGTACCTGAATCTCAAGAAAACAGGTTTAACTGAACTTCCTGAAGAAATCGGATGTCTACAGAACTTGGAGACGCTGAATGTTATGGACAACCATATGGTTCAGTTACCACAATGTATTACACGACTTGGAAATTTGATGCATCTATTTATTGGCAATCAGATTCAACTCCCAGATGGCATTGCAAAGATGCAGGCACTAGAGACATTACAAGCGGTGGACCTATCCAAGCATTCCTCTAACATCGTCAAAGAACTTGGACAGCTAAAGAATCTGAGGGAACTGAATTTGTTGATCTACGACTATGATGCATGCACAGAAGAGCATATGAAGACTATTGCCTCTTGTCTACTTCAACTAGGCACGTACAACCTCCGTCGTCTAAATATTATGACTTCTATCATACTTGGCAACATCTACTTACCAGATCCCTGGTGCCCTGCTCCGCTTAAACTCGAAGGACTTGACATCTCAGGCTCACCAATGCCACGAGTTCCAACTTGGATAGGTTCATTGGTCAACCTCAAAAGGTTAGGCCTTGCTCTAGAGGGAGTGAATTGTGAAGATCTATCAATCATCGGATGTTTACCTTCTCTGCTACAGCTTTCTCTCCGTGTACCAGGGTACAGAGACAGTCTCATAATCAGTGGCTGCTATGGATTCTCTTGTTTGAGGGACTTTTGTTTCATCGGGCAACAACCAATTTTTACAGCGGGATCAATGCCAAGGCTAGAACTACTCATACTCAATATAAATGCATCTAAACCAGAGACTGTGACTAATGCTGCTCTAGAAAATCTCCCCTGCCTCATGACGGTCCAGTATTTGCTTTACCAATATAACAAAAATGATCATGAGATTGAAAATGCAGAGGCTGCATTGAAGAGAGCAGTGAGCTCTCATCCCAACCACCCTAGCCTTGTGcgaatatactccctccctcccaaaaagAGTATATTTTTAGCTTGA